The Kitasatospora setae KM-6054 genome contains a region encoding:
- a CDS encoding protein kinase domain-containing protein: MTEGSTEGHSLGHGRYVLQRLLGQGGMASVHLAYDTVLDRQVAVKTLHTELGREASFKERFRREAQAVARLQHTNIVSVFDSGEDVAPDGSTTPYIVMEFVEGRSLKDVLDEQVTTLGAMPNEQALKITGAVLAALEASHDQGLVHRDIKPANVMVSTKGVVKVMDFGIARALQSGVTSMTQTGMVVGTPQYLSPEQALGKSVDARSDLYSVGCMLFELLSGQLPFDGDSAFSIAYKHVQETPPAPSTLNRAVTPGIDALVERALRKDPAHRFPTAEAMREELERVLAGGQGGGNTPLQASTPLVIGEGPRSVHAAPSLTNFPPVPGPQGPPSVQQPYQPVPGPPTPPPYAAQTPPPYAAQTPAPFPPAAQTPPPFPQPAYQQQFQPQTPAPFPAQAPGPMAMPYPPPAPASGRGGCGTAAIVICVIAGVLLLAFIVVVIAVAAADGNA; this comes from the coding sequence ATGACTGAGGGCAGCACCGAGGGGCACTCGCTCGGGCACGGCCGGTACGTGCTGCAGCGGTTGCTCGGGCAGGGCGGCATGGCGTCCGTCCACCTCGCCTACGACACGGTGCTCGACCGTCAGGTCGCGGTGAAGACGCTCCACACCGAGCTGGGCCGGGAGGCCTCGTTCAAGGAGCGGTTCCGGCGCGAGGCGCAGGCGGTGGCGCGGCTCCAGCACACCAACATCGTCTCGGTGTTCGACTCCGGCGAGGACGTCGCGCCGGACGGGTCGACCACGCCGTACATCGTGATGGAGTTCGTCGAGGGCCGTTCGCTCAAGGACGTGCTGGACGAGCAGGTGACCACGCTCGGGGCGATGCCCAACGAGCAGGCGCTGAAGATCACCGGTGCGGTGCTGGCGGCGCTGGAGGCCTCGCACGACCAGGGGCTGGTGCACCGCGACATCAAGCCGGCCAACGTGATGGTGTCCACCAAGGGCGTCGTCAAGGTGATGGACTTCGGCATCGCGCGCGCCCTGCAGTCCGGCGTCACCTCGATGACGCAGACCGGCATGGTGGTCGGCACCCCGCAGTACCTGTCGCCGGAGCAGGCGCTCGGCAAGAGCGTGGACGCCCGCTCCGACCTGTACTCGGTCGGCTGCATGCTGTTCGAACTGCTCAGCGGGCAGCTGCCGTTCGACGGCGACTCGGCGTTCTCGATCGCGTACAAGCACGTGCAGGAGACCCCGCCGGCGCCGTCCACGCTGAACCGGGCGGTCACGCCCGGGATCGACGCGCTGGTGGAGCGGGCGCTGCGGAAGGACCCGGCGCACCGGTTCCCGACCGCGGAGGCGATGCGCGAGGAGCTGGAGCGGGTCCTGGCGGGCGGGCAGGGCGGCGGCAACACGCCGCTGCAGGCGTCCACCCCGCTGGTGATCGGCGAGGGGCCGCGCTCGGTGCACGCCGCGCCGTCGCTGACGAACTTCCCGCCGGTGCCCGGCCCGCAGGGCCCGCCGTCGGTGCAGCAGCCGTACCAGCCGGTGCCCGGCCCGCCGACGCCGCCGCCGTACGCCGCGCAGACCCCGCCGCCGTACGCGGCCCAGACGCCGGCGCCGTTCCCGCCGGCCGCGCAGACCCCGCCGCCGTTCCCGCAGCCGGCCTACCAGCAGCAGTTCCAGCCGCAGACCCCGGCGCCGTTCCCGGCGCAGGCCCCCGGGCCGATGGCGATGCCGTACCCGCCGCCGGCCCCGGCGAGCGGCCGCGGCGGGTGCGGGACGGCGGCGATCGTGATCTGCGTGATCGCGGGCGTGCTGCTGCTGGCGTTCATCGTCGTGGTGATCGCGGTGGCGGCGGCCGACGGCAACGCCTGA
- a CDS encoding bacterial proteasome activator family protein, protein MTNPMNERSQQEPYQASQASGGRAEENPKVLIVGPDGMALGTAPAGGLGRGDEDDEPRELPVTEMVEQPAKVMRIGSMIKQLLEEVRAAPLDEASRARLKDIHASSIKELEMGLAPELVEELERLSLPFADDSIPTEAELRIAQAQLVGWLEGLFHGIQTALFAQQMAARAQLEQMRRALPPGLHGAEGDPEEGPGRGIRSGPYL, encoded by the coding sequence ATGACCAACCCGATGAACGAGCGGTCGCAGCAGGAGCCCTACCAGGCGTCACAGGCGTCGGGCGGCAGGGCGGAGGAGAACCCGAAGGTGCTGATCGTCGGGCCGGACGGGATGGCGTTGGGCACCGCGCCGGCCGGCGGGCTGGGGCGGGGCGACGAGGACGACGAGCCGCGCGAGCTGCCGGTGACCGAGATGGTCGAGCAGCCGGCGAAGGTGATGCGGATCGGCAGCATGATCAAGCAGCTGCTGGAGGAGGTGCGGGCGGCGCCCCTCGACGAGGCGAGCCGGGCCCGGTTGAAGGACATCCACGCCAGCTCTATCAAGGAGCTGGAGATGGGCCTGGCCCCGGAGCTGGTCGAGGAGCTGGAGCGGCTGTCGCTGCCGTTCGCCGACGACAGCATTCCGACCGAGGCCGAACTGCGGATCGCCCAGGCGCAGTTGGTGGGCTGGCTGGAGGGCCTGTTCCACGGCATCCAGACCGCGCTGTTCGCCCAGCAGATGGCGGCGCGGGCCCAGTTGGAGCAGATGCGGCGGGCGCTGCCCCCCGGTCTGCACGGCGCGGAGGGCGATCCGGAGGAGGGCCCGGGGCGCGGGATCCGTTCCGGTCCGTACCTGTAG